One Elusimicrobiota bacterium genomic region harbors:
- a CDS encoding FliG C-terminal domain-containing protein, with protein MKRIHRWPLWLLAGLLVGGARFSLAKFEQEQLALEAQMQQRIESVLAKTLPPNSYLVTVKIEMEKNAATTSVRSTAGGNRAKNQFLNENRYILPGVPQKKEYGAPNEPASNETVVNAVSGEALIRKMSITVLVAPEITSDQIRAIRDVLSATIPFNPFRGDEMDIQNSPLIGNHAAPPAGGSTVSTTPVVSRGGGFPNGMNDRSTLIFTILLILVAIILLILVAFLFGPVRAFSNRLLAMLPRVGEQAAYAVNSASSKTPSPAQGGETVTLHNGVNGYFGPDSGNGADVPFRFIHENQLNKLPILIRQMSAPQAALVLAYLPPEWASRVLNSLDAEAQSAIMSELSQAREVPSEVVKEVEEQVKSRLPYLVGGVEWIEAVYQLTQPQTQRALLDTLDQQVPELAQSLRQKTFFIEDVNILNPGALRLLVQELGYPATALALKAEESPVREAILSKLPAATREIIQQELEMSGSDAVALQEARTRLMGLGRRLLAEGRISLPERK; from the coding sequence ATGAAACGGATCCATCGATGGCCTCTCTGGCTCCTGGCCGGCTTGCTGGTCGGCGGGGCCCGCTTTTCCCTGGCCAAATTCGAACAGGAGCAACTGGCGTTGGAAGCCCAGATGCAGCAGCGCATCGAAAGCGTCCTGGCCAAGACCCTGCCTCCCAACAGCTACCTGGTGACCGTCAAGATTGAGATGGAGAAAAATGCGGCGACAACCAGTGTCAGGTCCACGGCCGGAGGCAATCGCGCCAAAAATCAGTTCTTGAATGAAAACCGCTACATCCTTCCGGGCGTTCCGCAAAAGAAAGAGTACGGTGCGCCCAACGAACCGGCTTCCAACGAAACGGTGGTCAACGCGGTTTCCGGGGAAGCTCTGATTCGAAAAATGAGTATCACGGTTCTGGTCGCCCCCGAAATCACGTCGGATCAGATCCGGGCGATTCGGGATGTCTTAAGCGCCACGATCCCGTTTAATCCGTTCCGGGGCGATGAAATGGATATTCAGAACTCTCCGCTGATCGGCAATCATGCCGCGCCGCCGGCCGGGGGATCCACGGTGAGTACGACTCCGGTCGTCAGCCGAGGAGGAGGGTTCCCCAACGGGATGAATGATCGTTCCACACTGATTTTCACCATCCTGCTGATCCTGGTGGCGATCATTTTGCTGATTTTGGTCGCTTTCCTGTTTGGGCCGGTTCGGGCTTTCTCGAACCGGTTGTTGGCGATGCTGCCCCGCGTGGGGGAACAAGCGGCCTACGCCGTGAACAGCGCGTCGTCCAAAACCCCTTCCCCTGCGCAGGGGGGTGAAACTGTTACCCTGCACAACGGCGTGAACGGTTACTTCGGCCCGGACAGCGGCAACGGAGCCGACGTCCCGTTCCGGTTCATTCACGAAAACCAGTTGAACAAGCTCCCCATTCTGATCCGCCAGATGAGCGCGCCTCAGGCCGCGCTGGTCCTGGCGTACCTGCCTCCGGAATGGGCGAGCCGGGTGCTGAATTCCCTGGATGCGGAGGCCCAATCGGCCATCATGAGCGAGCTGAGTCAGGCCCGCGAGGTGCCTTCGGAAGTCGTGAAAGAAGTCGAAGAACAGGTGAAAAGCCGGCTTCCGTATCTCGTCGGCGGCGTCGAGTGGATCGAGGCGGTGTATCAGCTGACGCAGCCGCAGACCCAGCGGGCGCTGCTCGACACGCTGGATCAGCAGGTGCCGGAGCTCGCGCAATCGCTGCGCCAGAAAACATTCTTTATTGAGGACGTGAACATCTTGAACCCGGGTGCCTTGCGGCTCCTGGTTCAGGAGCTGGGCTATCCGGCGACGGCTCTGGCGCTGAAAGCCGAAGAGTCTCCGGTGCGCGAGGCCATACTGAGTAAGCTCCCGGCGGCAACACGTGAAATTATTCAACAGGAGCTGGAGATGTCGGGCAGCGACGCCGTGGCCTTGCAGGAGGCCCGAACCCGTCTGATGGGCCTGGGCCGCCGGCTGCTGGCGGAGGGACGGATCAGTTTGCCGGAGAGAAAGTAA
- a CDS encoding MotA/TolQ/ExbB proton channel family protein, with protein sequence MDWMTPLGYLIGLGTVGYVLVSGNAVGLIFNLHAIILVYGGTLGATLLSYPQSVLIQSIRALRIFLFPGARPGANVLIQILMRLSDKARRQGVDSLAPDLDQIGISFLSHGLRMVMDGLPAEMVRSNLIKEIRFSRDRHMQTANVFRSAAAYAPIFGLLGTLVGVVQVLMTLTDPKTIGSSMAIAMTATFYGIFGANFIFLPIAGKLNVYAQEEVFLEELMIEGILSIQQNEVPALAARKLQSFAEAHKWDQIQPGRGGGPAGQRTA encoded by the coding sequence ATGGATTGGATGACCCCTCTGGGTTACTTGATTGGATTAGGCACCGTTGGATACGTGCTGGTCAGCGGCAACGCCGTTGGCCTGATCTTTAATCTGCACGCGATCATTCTCGTTTATGGGGGGACGCTCGGGGCGACGCTTTTAAGCTACCCGCAATCGGTCTTGATTCAGTCGATCCGGGCGTTGCGCATTTTTCTTTTTCCAGGGGCCCGGCCCGGGGCGAATGTCCTCATTCAGATTTTGATGAGGCTTTCGGATAAAGCGCGGCGGCAGGGGGTGGACAGCCTTGCGCCCGATCTCGATCAAATCGGCATTTCATTTTTATCCCACGGGCTTCGCATGGTGATGGATGGCCTGCCCGCGGAGATGGTCCGGAGCAATCTGATCAAAGAGATCCGTTTTTCCCGGGATCGTCATATGCAGACCGCCAATGTGTTTCGCAGCGCCGCCGCCTATGCTCCGATTTTTGGATTGCTGGGAACGCTGGTCGGGGTCGTGCAGGTGCTGATGACCCTGACCGATCCCAAAACCATCGGTTCGTCCATGGCGATCGCCATGACCGCCACGTTTTACGGAATTTTTGGAGCTAATTTCATCTTTCTGCCCATCGCCGGCAAGCTCAATGTCTATGCGCAGGAAGAAGTGTTTCTGGAAGAACTGATGATCGAAGGGATTTTGTCGATCCAGCAGAATGAAGTGCCGGCGTTGGCGGCCCGGAAGCTCCAGTCGTTTGCCGAAGCGCACAAATGGGATCAAATCCAGCCGGGGCGTGGAGGAGGACCGGCGGGACAGAGAACCGCCTAA